In Dromiciops gliroides isolate mDroGli1 chromosome 5, mDroGli1.pri, whole genome shotgun sequence, the following are encoded in one genomic region:
- the OS9 gene encoding protein OS-9 isoform X3 has protein sequence MAATSLLFQLLWPLLLLLSDLPACVVGSLNLEELNEMRYGIEILPRPVIGGQSQSSEVVIVSSKYKQRYECRLPAGAIHFQREHEEEAPPYKGPGVPELLNPMRDAPCLVKTKDWWTYEFCYGRHIQQYHMEDSEIKGSVLYLGYYQSSFNWDDETAKASKQHRLKRYHSQIYGNGSKCDLNGRPRETEVRFLCDEGSDASGDYIDRVDEPQSCSYVLTIRTPRLCSHPLLRPPPSAAPQAIRCHPTLQPEQYGAYIQGQVLDAKQKIEEISEKLHNPELEMWSETKFGVLDTKGTGVTPPKGDPGESDVWNKPTQTEEQTTQKKEAQAEEQNPTLEKEGPTSDPVDGFHDNVQVKVIRNPGDLVRFIEELKGGTKKGKLNPVQEGDVETTTEITQEGPEVKVDGGEEERSEEEEDEEEERLLGEFEKELEGMLLPSDRGRLRFEVKTGMEKELDNIIQEAESELDPEEPRSATERSQASQALASTLNKLIQRMDGRQGPDQGEGPMEGGATPPTSPPPPQSTDEETERRVRVRVTRLRAGGPNQDLSVFEMKRENPQVKHIEGLVKDLLEREGLTAEGKVEIKIVRPGAGETEEEDGHWLSDEDTKNLKEIFFNILIQGAEEAQKERQRQRQLEITLKSPSEPL, from the exons ATGGCGGCTACGTCGCTGCTCTTTCAGCTGCTATGGCCTCTGCTTCTGCTGTTGTCCGACTTGCCGGCCTGCGTGGTCGGGAGCTTGAACCTGGAGGAGCTGAATGAGATGCGATACGGCATCGAGATCTTGCCGCGGCCTGTCATCGGGGGGCAG AGCCAGTCTTCTGAGGTCGTGATTGTCTCCTCCAAGTACAAACAGCGATACGAATGCCGTTTACCAGCTGGAGCCATTCACTTCCAGAGGGAGCATGAAGAGGAGGCCCCTCCTTATAAAGGGCCTGGAGTCCCTGAGTTGCTGAACCCAATGAGAGATGCACCCTGTCTAGTGAAA ACCAAGGACTGGTGgacatatgaattttgttatggaCGCCACATACAACAATACCACATGGAAG ATTCAGAGATCAAAGGTTCTGTTCTCTATCTTGGATATTACCAATCTTCCTTCAACTGGGATGATGAGACTGCCAAG GCCTCCAAGCAACACCGCCTAAAACGCTACCACAGTCAGATCTATGGAAATGGCTCCAAGTGTGACCTGAATGGTCGACCCAGAGAGACTGAGGTCCGG TTTCTGTGTGATGAAGGTTCAGATGCTTCAGGTGACTACATTGATCGGGTAGATGAGCCTCAGTCATGTTCTTATGTGCTGACTATTCGGACCCCTCGACTCTGCTCCCATCCTCTTCTTCGGCCTCCTCCCAGTGCTGCCCCCCAAGCCATCCGATGCCACCCTACCTTACAGCCAGAGCAGTATGGAGCATATATCCAGGGACAAGTGT tagaTGCAAAGCAGAAAATTGAAGAGATCTCTGAGAAGCTTCACAACCCAGAACTTGAAATGTGGAGTGAGACAAAGTTTGGGGTCCTCGATACAAAGGGAACAG GTGTGACCCCACCCAAGGGTGACCCCGGAGAATCAGATGTCTGGAACAAGCCTACTCAGACTGAAGAACAGACCACCCAAAAGAAAGAGGCTCAGGCTGAG GAGCAGAACCCCACCCTGGAGAAGGAAGGTCCAACATCAGACCCTGTAGATG GTTTCCATGATAATGTGCAGGTCAAGGTCATTCGGAATCCAGGGGACTTGGTTCGATTCATAGAGGAACTGAAAGGTGGGACCAAAAAG GGGAAACTAAACCCAGTCCAAGAAGGAGATGTAGAGACCACGACAGAAATCACCCAGGAGGGGCCAGAGGTCAAAGTAGATGGTGGTGAAGAAGAGaggagtgaggaggaagaagatgaggaggaagaacgaCTCTTGGGGGAATTTGAAAAGGAGCTAGAAGGAATGCTGCTACCTTCAGACCGAGGCCGACTACGGTTTGAGGTGAAGACTGGGATGGAGAAGGAGCTGGATAACATTATCCAGGAG GCAGAATCAGAGCTGGACCCAGAGGAGCCGAGGAGTGCAACAGAACGAAGCCAAGCCTCCCAGGCCTTGGCATCCACTCTCAACAAGCTCATTCAGAGGATGGATGGAAGGCAGGGACCTGACCAGGGGGAGGGGCCCATGGAAGGTGGTGCTACCCCTCCAACCAGCCCTCCCCCGCCTCAGTCCACAG atgaggaaactgagcgcCGGGTCAGAGTTCGGGTCACCAGACTCCGTGCTGGAGGCCCGAACCAGGATCTGTCTGTCTTTGAGATGAAGCGGGAAAATCCACAAGTGAAACATATAGAGGGACTGGTGAAGGACCTGCTTGAGAGGGAGGGGCTCACAGCtgaag GTAAAGTTGAGATCAAGATTGTTAGGCCAGGAGCTGGAGAGACTGAAGAGGAGGATGGACATTGGCTGTCTGATGAGGACACCAAGAACCTGAAGGAGATTTTCTTCAACATCCTG ATCCAGGGAGCAGAAGAGGCGCAGAAAGAGCGACAAAGACAGCGTCAGTTGGAGA TCACTCTGAAGAGTCCTTCTGAACCTCTCTAA
- the OS9 gene encoding protein OS-9 isoform X7 encodes MAATSLLFQLLWPLLLLLSDLPACVVGSLNLEELNEMRYGIEILPRPVIGGQSQSSEVVIVSSKYKQRYECRLPAGAIHFQREHEEEAPPYKGPGVPELLNPMRDAPCLVKTKDWWTYEFCYGRHIQQYHMEDSEIKGSVLYLGYYQSSFNWDDETAKASKQHRLKRYHSQIYGNGSKCDLNGRPRETEVRFLCDEGSDASGDYIDRVDEPQSCSYVLTIRTPRLCSHPLLRPPPSAAPQAIRCHPTLQPEQYGAYIQGQVLDAKQKIEEISEKLHNPELEMWSETKFGVLDTKGTGVTPPKGDPGESDVWNKPTQTEEQTTQKKEAQAEEQNPTLEKEGPTSDPVDGFHDNVQVKVIRNPGDLVRFIEELKGGTKKGKLNPVQEGDVETTTEITQEGPEVKVDGGEEERSEEEEDEEEERLLGEFEKELEGMLLPSDRGRLRFEVKTGMEKELDNIIQEAESELDPEEPRSATERSQASQALASTLNKLIQRMDGRQGPDQGEGPMEGGATPPTSPPPPQSTDEETERRVRVRVTRLRAGGPNQDLSVFEMKRENPQVKHIEGLVKDLLEREGLTAEGKVEIKIVRPGAGETEEEDGHWLSDEDTKNLKEIFFNILIQGAEEAQKERQRQLTLKSPSEPL; translated from the exons ATGGCGGCTACGTCGCTGCTCTTTCAGCTGCTATGGCCTCTGCTTCTGCTGTTGTCCGACTTGCCGGCCTGCGTGGTCGGGAGCTTGAACCTGGAGGAGCTGAATGAGATGCGATACGGCATCGAGATCTTGCCGCGGCCTGTCATCGGGGGGCAG AGCCAGTCTTCTGAGGTCGTGATTGTCTCCTCCAAGTACAAACAGCGATACGAATGCCGTTTACCAGCTGGAGCCATTCACTTCCAGAGGGAGCATGAAGAGGAGGCCCCTCCTTATAAAGGGCCTGGAGTCCCTGAGTTGCTGAACCCAATGAGAGATGCACCCTGTCTAGTGAAA ACCAAGGACTGGTGgacatatgaattttgttatggaCGCCACATACAACAATACCACATGGAAG ATTCAGAGATCAAAGGTTCTGTTCTCTATCTTGGATATTACCAATCTTCCTTCAACTGGGATGATGAGACTGCCAAG GCCTCCAAGCAACACCGCCTAAAACGCTACCACAGTCAGATCTATGGAAATGGCTCCAAGTGTGACCTGAATGGTCGACCCAGAGAGACTGAGGTCCGG TTTCTGTGTGATGAAGGTTCAGATGCTTCAGGTGACTACATTGATCGGGTAGATGAGCCTCAGTCATGTTCTTATGTGCTGACTATTCGGACCCCTCGACTCTGCTCCCATCCTCTTCTTCGGCCTCCTCCCAGTGCTGCCCCCCAAGCCATCCGATGCCACCCTACCTTACAGCCAGAGCAGTATGGAGCATATATCCAGGGACAAGTGT tagaTGCAAAGCAGAAAATTGAAGAGATCTCTGAGAAGCTTCACAACCCAGAACTTGAAATGTGGAGTGAGACAAAGTTTGGGGTCCTCGATACAAAGGGAACAG GTGTGACCCCACCCAAGGGTGACCCCGGAGAATCAGATGTCTGGAACAAGCCTACTCAGACTGAAGAACAGACCACCCAAAAGAAAGAGGCTCAGGCTGAG GAGCAGAACCCCACCCTGGAGAAGGAAGGTCCAACATCAGACCCTGTAGATG GTTTCCATGATAATGTGCAGGTCAAGGTCATTCGGAATCCAGGGGACTTGGTTCGATTCATAGAGGAACTGAAAGGTGGGACCAAAAAG GGGAAACTAAACCCAGTCCAAGAAGGAGATGTAGAGACCACGACAGAAATCACCCAGGAGGGGCCAGAGGTCAAAGTAGATGGTGGTGAAGAAGAGaggagtgaggaggaagaagatgaggaggaagaacgaCTCTTGGGGGAATTTGAAAAGGAGCTAGAAGGAATGCTGCTACCTTCAGACCGAGGCCGACTACGGTTTGAGGTGAAGACTGGGATGGAGAAGGAGCTGGATAACATTATCCAGGAG GCAGAATCAGAGCTGGACCCAGAGGAGCCGAGGAGTGCAACAGAACGAAGCCAAGCCTCCCAGGCCTTGGCATCCACTCTCAACAAGCTCATTCAGAGGATGGATGGAAGGCAGGGACCTGACCAGGGGGAGGGGCCCATGGAAGGTGGTGCTACCCCTCCAACCAGCCCTCCCCCGCCTCAGTCCACAG atgaggaaactgagcgcCGGGTCAGAGTTCGGGTCACCAGACTCCGTGCTGGAGGCCCGAACCAGGATCTGTCTGTCTTTGAGATGAAGCGGGAAAATCCACAAGTGAAACATATAGAGGGACTGGTGAAGGACCTGCTTGAGAGGGAGGGGCTCACAGCtgaag GTAAAGTTGAGATCAAGATTGTTAGGCCAGGAGCTGGAGAGACTGAAGAGGAGGATGGACATTGGCTGTCTGATGAGGACACCAAGAACCTGAAGGAGATTTTCTTCAACATCCTG ATCCAGGGAGCAGAAGAGGCGCAGAAAGAGCGACAAAGACAGC TCACTCTGAAGAGTCCTTCTGAACCTCTCTAA